One region of Psychrobacter sp. DAB_AL43B genomic DNA includes:
- a CDS encoding AMP-binding protein, giving the protein MMPNKPWLANYPTSVPKTINPDRYSSIMELYEECFDRFRMHPMSICMGVTHTYDDMDRASLAVAAWLQAQGLPQGSVVALMMPNVPQYLPTMIGILRAGYVCTPINPLYTGRELRHQLNDSGAKVIFVVDNFAQALEQVIEETHIKRIVLSKMGDMMGLKGILVNTIIRQVKRLVPKYNLNDPKYDVTKFPDVLKKGKNLPFQKPKLSLDQTAFLQYTGGTTGLSKGTILTQRNIAAAAMQSEAWTRPITSEINEVYINMVMALPLYHIFAFMLSLLGMRSGYTFILVPNPRDIPGFIKTLSKQPFHIFPAVNTLFKGLLDNPNFKNLDFSSLRISQAGGMAATEQTAKRWLETTGCPMVEGWGMTEGVAAGTANVITDRKFNGTIGIPVPSVDVIVVDDNGEPVGFNQSGEMCIKGPNITSGYFNKDNTDDFTKDGYFRTGDIISMDDRGYITLLDRKKDMILVSGFNVFPNEIESVMFDYKGILDCAVIGIPDEHQGEAVKIYIIPTDNNVTKSDIKEFALENLTGYKCPRHIEFVTELPKSNVGKVLRQKLREKHMSDNPQTL; this is encoded by the coding sequence CTTTGATCGCTTCCGTATGCATCCAATGAGTATTTGTATGGGCGTCACTCATACTTATGATGATATGGATAGAGCATCCCTCGCGGTTGCTGCATGGCTACAGGCGCAAGGACTACCTCAAGGCAGTGTGGTTGCACTCATGATGCCAAACGTACCGCAATACTTACCAACGATGATTGGTATTTTGCGCGCAGGCTATGTATGCACCCCTATCAATCCTCTATATACTGGTCGCGAGCTTCGTCATCAACTAAATGATTCAGGCGCTAAAGTAATTTTTGTGGTCGATAACTTTGCCCAAGCACTTGAGCAAGTCATTGAAGAGACTCATATCAAGCGTATTGTCCTATCAAAAATGGGTGATATGATGGGTCTAAAAGGTATTCTAGTAAATACTATTATTCGTCAAGTTAAACGCTTAGTCCCTAAGTACAATCTTAATGATCCTAAATACGACGTCACCAAATTCCCTGATGTGCTTAAAAAAGGCAAAAACCTTCCCTTCCAAAAGCCAAAATTGTCTTTGGATCAAACAGCCTTTTTACAATATACCGGTGGTACAACGGGACTATCAAAAGGAACCATTTTAACTCAACGTAATATCGCAGCAGCTGCCATGCAGTCAGAAGCATGGACACGGCCTATTACCTCAGAGATTAATGAGGTCTATATCAATATGGTTATGGCGTTACCGCTGTATCATATTTTCGCCTTTATGCTAAGCCTGCTGGGCATGCGCTCAGGTTATACCTTTATTCTGGTACCCAATCCACGTGATATACCAGGGTTTATCAAAACTTTATCAAAACAGCCGTTCCATATTTTCCCTGCCGTTAATACGTTATTTAAAGGGCTACTCGATAATCCGAACTTTAAAAACTTAGATTTTAGCTCATTACGCATCTCGCAGGCAGGCGGTATGGCGGCCACTGAGCAAACAGCAAAGCGCTGGCTTGAGACTACAGGTTGTCCAATGGTTGAAGGTTGGGGGATGACGGAAGGGGTTGCGGCCGGTACTGCCAACGTCATTACTGATCGGAAGTTTAATGGCACCATTGGCATTCCTGTACCGAGTGTCGATGTTATCGTGGTCGATGATAATGGTGAGCCTGTAGGTTTCAATCAGTCCGGCGAGATGTGTATCAAAGGACCAAATATTACCTCAGGATACTTTAATAAAGACAATACCGATGACTTTACTAAAGATGGTTATTTCCGTACTGGTGATATTATCAGCATGGATGACAGAGGCTATATCACCTTACTTGACCGTAAAAAAGATATGATTTTGGTGTCAGGATTTAACGTTTTCCCGAACGAAATAGAATCTGTCATGTTTGATTATAAGGGTATTCTTGATTGTGCAGTCATTGGCATCCCTGATGAGCATCAAGGTGAAGCCGTTAAAATCTATATCATTCCTACTGACAACAATGTTACCAAGAGCGATATTAAAGAATTTGCGTTAGAGAATTTGACTGGTTATAAATGTCCGCGTCATATTGAGTTCGTTACTGAGCTGCCAAAGAGTAATGTCGGCAAAGTATTACGCCAAAAACTGCGTGAGAAACATATGTCAGACAACCCTCAAACCCTGTAG
- a CDS encoding SDR family oxidoreductase, translated as MQNKLLSLVAKTATKSKNQLFSAVQPARYLKGLNKQQVGHGKTVLITGASSGLGEGMAKLFAKLGYNLAICARRAERLESLQSELMAQYPDIRIEYRVLDVSDYDSIFEVFDAFATDFGHIDRVVVNAGVGDSRRIGKGRFDTNRRTVEINFISALAQCEAAMNIFRAQNSGHLVVISSMSAMRGLPKHLTAYGASKAGLAHLAEGIRADMLLTKLPIQVSTIYPGYIRTEINTNAKPLPFEVDADTGTKAIVAAIEAGVEEACVPSLPWSIVGQAMKYLPLQIVNRVS; from the coding sequence ATGCAAAATAAATTACTGAGCCTAGTGGCAAAAACGGCTACCAAAAGTAAAAATCAATTATTTAGTGCTGTACAGCCAGCACGTTATTTAAAAGGCTTGAATAAGCAGCAGGTTGGTCATGGCAAAACAGTTTTAATCACCGGTGCCAGCTCAGGATTGGGCGAGGGCATGGCAAAATTGTTTGCTAAGCTTGGATATAATCTTGCTATTTGTGCAAGGCGTGCCGAACGCTTAGAGAGCCTTCAGTCAGAGCTGATGGCACAATACCCTGATATTCGTATTGAGTATCGCGTGCTAGATGTCAGCGATTATGACTCAATTTTTGAAGTTTTTGATGCTTTCGCCACTGATTTTGGTCATATTGATCGTGTCGTTGTCAATGCGGGTGTTGGCGATAGTCGTCGTATTGGTAAAGGGCGCTTTGATACCAACCGCCGTACGGTTGAGATCAACTTTATATCAGCGCTAGCGCAGTGTGAAGCGGCGATGAATATCTTTCGTGCACAAAACAGCGGTCATCTGGTGGTGATATCAAGTATGTCAGCGATGCGCGGACTACCTAAGCACTTAACTGCCTATGGTGCGAGTAAAGCGGGCTTGGCTCATTTGGCAGAAGGCATTCGTGCTGATATGCTATTAACCAAATTGCCTATTCAAGTTTCTACTATCTACCCCGGTTATATCCGTACTGAAATCAATACCAATGCTAAACCGTTACCGTTCGAAGTTGATGCAGATACGGGCACTAAAGCCATCGTTGCAGCCATTGAAGCTGGTGTAGAAGAAGCTTGCGTACCAAGCCTACCATGGTCAATTGTGGGTCAGGCAATGAAGTATCTACCATTACAAATAGTGAATAGAGTGAGCTAG
- a CDS encoding histidine phosphatase family protein, translated as MTTILLARHGQASFGQENYDQLSELGGVQAQMLGQHYATTQRRIDAIFTGSLVRQQDSARHFWERYQSSVGTDSDISSKPAINMSAPDSYVLPQFDEFNHKDVFIKSDPDFMSKGAIALEIAKSEMPVTRLAELFDAAMQRWHGGDNDHDYIESWSQFNERAKQALEQVRIQVANLNLDRDSTVLVFTSGGVIAAITAQLLQQGSQTAYQLNKSLVNTGVTSITLKEQNARLLSLNEYSHLFAEGKRFVTWR; from the coding sequence ATGACAACCATACTTTTAGCACGTCATGGTCAAGCGTCATTTGGACAAGAAAATTACGATCAGCTCTCAGAGCTTGGTGGGGTACAGGCACAAATGCTAGGTCAACATTATGCTACGACCCAGCGCCGAATTGATGCTATTTTTACCGGTAGCTTAGTCAGGCAACAAGATTCTGCACGGCATTTTTGGGAGCGTTATCAGTCATCTGTTGGTACGGATAGTGATATATCCAGCAAGCCAGCAATCAATATGAGTGCGCCAGATAGCTATGTACTGCCACAATTTGACGAGTTTAATCATAAAGATGTATTCATAAAATCCGATCCTGATTTTATGAGTAAAGGTGCCATTGCGCTTGAGATTGCTAAGTCAGAGATGCCAGTCACGCGCCTAGCTGAGCTTTTTGATGCCGCGATGCAGCGCTGGCATGGTGGCGACAATGATCATGACTATATCGAAAGCTGGTCACAATTTAATGAACGTGCAAAGCAAGCACTTGAGCAAGTACGCATCCAAGTGGCAAACCTAAATTTAGATCGTGATAGTACGGTTCTGGTGTTTACTTCAGGCGGTGTAATTGCAGCAATTACTGCGCAATTATTACAACAGGGCAGCCAAACCGCTTATCAGCTGAATAAAAGCTTGGTCAATACAGGTGTGACGTCTATTACTTTAAAAGAGCAGAATGCACGTTTATTGTCTTTAAATGAATACAGTCATTTATTTGCTGAGGGCAAACGCTTTGTGACATGGCGATAA
- a CDS encoding phosphotransferase family protein, translating into MATVNPAKNTATDKQTPNKVLDKGGAVRDGEELDVKAVSTWLCEQGVDIQGEPTVTQFSGGASNWTYRLQYDGEGKNQDLILRRPPKGTKAKSAHDMVREYTVQKALKDAYPYVPKMVALCTDEDVIGADFYVMERMEGIIPRANLPKGIDLDPEQTRALCTNVIDALVELHQVDYKNHPELVTLGRGDGYCERQVSGWDKRYVKAKTPNVPSFALVRQWLGKHTPADSKTCIIHNDWRFDNVILDAADPTKVIGVLDWEMATLGDPLMDLGSALAYWIEADDNIIMQQSRRQPTHLKGMMTRDEAVAYYLEQTGLKIDNWTFYEVFGLFRLAGIVQQIYYRYYHKQTTNPAFKNFWIIVHVLHAKCLKLIAQYEGEVLFTSHVQPHLQDMGVDAATIEQLPSPVQAVIKGILPKSYFVQTAHKAEK; encoded by the coding sequence ATGGCAACTGTTAATCCTGCCAAAAATACTGCTACCGATAAACAAACACCTAATAAAGTATTAGATAAAGGTGGCGCTGTTCGTGATGGCGAAGAGCTTGATGTCAAAGCCGTAAGCACATGGCTGTGCGAACAAGGTGTCGACATCCAAGGCGAACCTACCGTTACTCAATTTTCAGGCGGCGCCTCAAACTGGACTTATCGTTTGCAATATGATGGTGAAGGGAAAAACCAAGACTTAATCTTGCGTCGTCCACCAAAAGGCACCAAAGCCAAATCTGCGCATGATATGGTACGAGAGTACACCGTTCAAAAAGCCTTAAAAGACGCTTATCCTTATGTACCAAAAATGGTCGCACTATGTACTGATGAAGACGTTATCGGTGCTGATTTTTATGTTATGGAGCGCATGGAAGGCATCATTCCTCGTGCCAATTTACCAAAAGGTATTGATTTGGATCCAGAGCAAACGCGTGCGTTATGTACCAATGTCATCGATGCTTTGGTTGAATTACATCAAGTAGATTATAAAAACCATCCTGAATTGGTGACCCTTGGTCGCGGTGATGGCTACTGTGAGCGCCAAGTAAGTGGCTGGGATAAGCGCTATGTCAAAGCCAAGACGCCTAACGTACCAAGCTTTGCACTGGTAAGACAATGGCTTGGTAAGCACACGCCTGCTGATAGCAAAACCTGCATTATTCATAATGATTGGCGTTTTGACAATGTGATTTTGGATGCAGCAGATCCAACCAAAGTCATCGGCGTTCTTGATTGGGAAATGGCGACACTGGGTGATCCTTTGATGGATTTGGGTAGCGCCTTGGCTTACTGGATTGAAGCAGATGATAATATCATTATGCAGCAGTCACGCCGTCAGCCTACGCATTTAAAAGGCATGATGACACGTGATGAAGCGGTGGCCTATTATCTTGAACAGACAGGATTAAAGATAGATAACTGGACTTTTTATGAAGTATTTGGTTTATTTCGTCTAGCGGGTATCGTCCAGCAAATTTACTATCGCTACTATCATAAACAAACGACCAATCCTGCGTTTAAGAACTTTTGGATTATCGTGCATGTACTACATGCCAAGTGTCTTAAACTGATTGCTCAGTATGAAGGCGAGGTGCTATTTACCAGCCATGTACAGCCGCATCTGCAAGATATGGGTGTCGATGCTGCCACGATTGAGCAGTTACCAAGTCCTGTACAAGCCGTTATTAAAGGCATTTTGCCAAAAAGCTATTTTGTACAAACTGCTCATAAAGCTGAAAAATGA
- a CDS encoding acyl-CoA dehydrogenase family protein: protein MFTATEHGQAMHAKVKAFIETQIEPIEAQFWQDCHEQNPDGNWKNWQWPAKYESLRKQAREAGLWNLFLPDDELGAGLSVTDYAPIAELTGRSLLAPYVFNCNAPDSGNMELLWRYGSQEQQDKWLTPILEGKTRSVFCMTEPDVASSDATNMQATAVVKGDEIIINGSKWWSSGLGDPAVDVLIVMAYTPDESKDRHHQHSMVLVPAKTAGVNIERMLKVFGDYDAPHGHGEVSFNEVRVPVSHFIGGPGMGFEIAQGRLGPGRIHHCMRCIGAAEKSLELAIKRGMERTAFGKPLLQLGGNFERIADARIKIDQARLLTLYAAQKMDAQGTKAALTEISAIKVVAPTVLQDVVDMAIQIHGGMGVCQDTMLPSFFAQARALRLADGPDEVHKTMIAKLELKRQGFSRPSKPTKA from the coding sequence ATGTTTACCGCAACAGAACATGGCCAAGCCATGCATGCCAAAGTCAAAGCGTTTATTGAGACGCAAATTGAACCAATAGAAGCGCAATTTTGGCAAGATTGTCATGAGCAAAATCCTGATGGTAATTGGAAAAATTGGCAGTGGCCAGCAAAGTACGAAAGCTTGCGCAAACAAGCACGCGAAGCAGGTCTATGGAATTTATTCTTACCTGATGATGAATTGGGCGCAGGGCTTTCGGTTACGGATTATGCACCGATTGCAGAATTGACGGGTCGCAGTTTGCTAGCACCTTATGTATTTAACTGTAATGCGCCTGATAGTGGCAACATGGAACTGCTATGGCGTTATGGCTCGCAAGAGCAGCAAGACAAATGGTTAACGCCTATATTAGAAGGTAAGACGCGCTCTGTATTTTGTATGACTGAGCCTGATGTGGCATCAAGTGATGCGACCAATATGCAAGCGACGGCTGTGGTGAAAGGCGATGAGATTATCATCAATGGTAGTAAATGGTGGTCATCTGGTCTCGGTGATCCTGCGGTTGATGTATTGATTGTTATGGCTTACACCCCTGATGAAAGTAAAGACCGTCATCATCAACATTCTATGGTGTTAGTGCCGGCAAAAACAGCGGGTGTAAACATCGAGCGTATGCTTAAAGTATTTGGCGACTATGATGCACCGCATGGTCATGGCGAAGTCAGCTTCAATGAGGTACGCGTGCCAGTCAGTCACTTTATTGGTGGACCAGGTATGGGCTTTGAGATTGCGCAAGGTCGCCTAGGGCCAGGTCGTATTCATCACTGTATGCGTTGTATTGGTGCCGCAGAAAAGTCGCTAGAGTTGGCGATTAAACGCGGTATGGAACGTACTGCTTTTGGTAAGCCATTGCTACAATTGGGCGGTAACTTTGAACGTATCGCTGATGCGCGCATTAAAATTGACCAAGCGCGTCTATTAACGCTATATGCGGCGCAAAAGATGGACGCTCAAGGAACGAAAGCGGCACTCACTGAAATCTCTGCCATTAAAGTCGTCGCGCCAACAGTCTTACAAGATGTGGTCGATATGGCAATCCAGATTCATGGTGGCATGGGCGTTTGCCAAGACACGATGTTGCCAAGTTTCTTTGCTCAAGCACGTGCGCTACGCTTAGCCGATGGTCCTGATGAAGTACATAAAACTATGATTGCTAAGTTAGAGTTAAAGCGTCAGGGTTTTAGCCGTCCGTCAAAACCTACTAAAGCCTAA
- the sohB gene encoding protease SohB, translating to MLFYPSKNPVELRVIHLNKNQEQRREDLMEATQGKAALKQFKKTMAKKAKQVLKTKNKKKNTDNKQQVFVLDFDGDIKATAVKHLREEISTLISTANKGDEVVVRLESGGGLVHGYGLAAAQLARLKDAGFKLTVCVDKVAASGGYMMACVADNIVAAPFAIIGSIGVVSQLPNFHKWLKNHDVDYEMFTAGDYKRTVTMFGENDDEDRAKYQEELEQTHELFKHFVNRYRGMLDVDKVATGEHWYGEDALHLNLVDKLQTSDSYLLERMENNDVYALHSRQKPTLAEKLGLSQAAEATLNMAVEKLPDALMRFDFNSRLNILK from the coding sequence ATGCTTTTTTATCCCTCTAAAAACCCCGTTGAGTTAAGAGTTATACATCTAAATAAGAATCAAGAGCAACGCCGTGAAGACTTGATGGAAGCAACCCAAGGTAAAGCTGCCCTCAAGCAATTCAAAAAAACGATGGCTAAGAAAGCAAAACAAGTGCTAAAAACCAAAAACAAGAAGAAAAATACCGATAATAAGCAACAAGTCTTTGTACTCGATTTTGATGGCGATATTAAAGCAACTGCTGTCAAACATCTACGTGAAGAAATTAGCACGCTTATTAGTACGGCGAATAAAGGCGATGAAGTCGTCGTGCGCTTAGAATCAGGCGGTGGGTTAGTACATGGTTATGGACTAGCAGCAGCACAATTGGCTCGCCTAAAAGATGCCGGTTTTAAACTAACAGTATGCGTCGATAAAGTTGCAGCTAGTGGCGGTTATATGATGGCTTGCGTAGCGGACAATATCGTAGCTGCACCATTTGCCATTATTGGTTCTATCGGTGTGGTGTCACAATTGCCTAATTTCCATAAATGGCTCAAAAATCATGATGTAGATTATGAGATGTTTACGGCTGGTGATTATAAACGTACGGTGACTATGTTTGGTGAAAATGACGACGAAGATCGTGCCAAATATCAAGAAGAGTTAGAGCAAACGCACGAGTTATTTAAGCACTTTGTTAATCGTTATCGCGGTATGCTTGATGTAGATAAAGTTGCGACGGGCGAGCATTGGTATGGCGAAGATGCGCTGCATTTAAACCTAGTCGATAAATTACAGACATCAGACAGTTATCTGTTAGAGCGTATGGAAAACAACGACGTCTATGCACTGCATTCACGCCAAAAGCCAACACTAGCAGAAAAATTAGGGTTGTCACAAGCCGCAGAAGCAACGTTAAATATGGCAGTTGAGAAACTACCCGATGCTTTGATGCGCTTTGATTTCAATAGCCGTTTAAATATTTTAAAGTAG